The Flavobacterium piscisymbiosum genome includes a region encoding these proteins:
- a CDS encoding histidine kinase, translated as MKDYRSSFADLKSGTIICFKISMVFTVIFSAFLGADLTIQNVLLTFLLSSLYSFGLGFGNGFLSVLLDRKWDWLEQTNLRVYYGILVTVLYTVPAVLGINYIIYVLVQNLPVEKFFSDRMIWNHFFYIVLSLGVSIFMQARSFMVKWKQASKFEITQQKIIAGTANAKFESLKNQIDPHFLFNSLNVLSSLIEENPDNAQRFTTSLSKIYRYVLEQKDKELVSVEDELSFAKTYMNLLKMRFENSLFYELPTTNINPDAKVVPLSLQLLLENTVKHNVVSEQKPLHIRIFIDGDYLAIQNDFQKKEVLQDRQGVGLQNIVNRYGIVTNRKVLIEQNEKNFTVKIPILTKQITVMETSAEYNDENKAYFRAKKRVEELKGFYGNVISYVCVIPFLIFINLRFSPGFQWFWFSALGWGFGVVMHAFKVFGYSSDWEERKIRQILEKENNKQTWK; from the coding sequence ATGAAAGACTATAGAAGTTCATTTGCTGATTTAAAAAGTGGAACAATCATTTGTTTCAAGATTTCTATGGTCTTTACAGTAATATTCTCTGCTTTTTTAGGCGCTGATCTCACCATTCAAAACGTATTGCTAACATTTCTTTTAAGCTCTCTTTATTCTTTTGGTTTGGGTTTTGGAAATGGTTTTTTAAGTGTTCTCCTGGATAGAAAATGGGATTGGCTGGAACAGACTAATTTAAGAGTGTATTACGGAATTTTGGTTACGGTTTTATATACTGTTCCAGCCGTTTTAGGAATTAATTATATCATTTATGTATTAGTTCAAAATCTTCCTGTAGAGAAGTTTTTTAGCGACAGAATGATTTGGAACCACTTTTTTTATATCGTTTTATCTCTTGGAGTTTCTATTTTCATGCAGGCGAGAAGCTTTATGGTAAAATGGAAACAGGCATCAAAATTCGAGATAACGCAGCAAAAAATTATCGCAGGAACGGCAAATGCTAAATTCGAAAGTTTAAAAAATCAAATCGATCCGCATTTTCTTTTTAATAGTTTGAATGTTTTAAGTTCTTTAATCGAAGAAAATCCGGATAATGCGCAACGTTTTACTACTTCATTATCTAAAATTTACCGCTACGTTTTAGAGCAAAAAGACAAAGAACTGGTTTCGGTCGAGGATGAATTGTCATTCGCAAAAACCTATATGAATTTGCTGAAGATGCGTTTCGAAAATAGTTTGTTTTACGAATTGCCTACAACTAACATAAATCCGGATGCAAAAGTGGTTCCGTTATCACTGCAGCTTTTGCTGGAAAATACAGTAAAACACAATGTGGTGAGTGAGCAGAAACCATTGCATATCAGAATTTTTATTGATGGAGATTATTTAGCGATTCAAAACGATTTTCAAAAGAAAGAAGTTTTGCAGGACAGGCAGGGAGTAGGTTTGCAAAATATTGTAAATCGATACGGGATTGTAACGAACAGAAAGGTATTGATTGAACAAAATGAGAAAAATTTCACAGTTAAAATTCCAATTTTGACCAAACAAATTACAGTCATGGAAACAAGTGCAGAATATAATGATGAAAATAAGGCTTATTTCAGAGCTAAAAAAAGAGTAGAAGAATTGAAAGGTTTTTACGGGAATGTTATTTCATATGTATGTGTAATTCCATTTTTGATTTTTATAAATTTAAGATTTTCTCCTGGATTTCAGTGGTTTTGGTTTTCAGCTTTAGGCTGGGGATTTGGAGTGGTAATGCATGCTTTTAAAGTTTTTGGTTATAGCTCAGATTGGGAAGAACGAAAAATCAGACAGATCTTAGAGAAAGAAAATAACAAACAAACCTGGAAATAA
- a CDS encoding DUF2141 domain-containing protein produces MIKIITIITLFICSLMSAQNVTLTVSVSGLKNNEGTVKVGLYNSDGTFLKTTYKSVASKVKDNKAVVTFENLPAGEYAISTYHDENNNGKLDKNMMGIPSEDYAASNNAKGFMGPPAYKDAKFVIAKDSKIEITL; encoded by the coding sequence ATGATCAAAATTATTACAATAATCACCTTATTTATCTGCAGTTTAATGTCTGCTCAAAATGTAACCCTAACTGTTTCTGTTTCGGGTTTAAAGAATAATGAAGGAACTGTTAAAGTAGGTTTGTACAACTCAGATGGAACATTTCTTAAAACAACATATAAAAGTGTAGCTTCTAAAGTTAAAGACAACAAAGCAGTGGTAACATTCGAGAATCTTCCTGCAGGAGAATATGCAATTTCAACTTATCACGATGAAAACAATAACGGAAAACTAGATAAAAACATGATGGGAATTCCTTCTGAAGATTATGCAGCTTCAAACAATGCAAAAGGATTTATGGGACCACCGGCTTATAAAGATGCTAAATTTGTCATTGCTAAAGATTCAAAAATTGAAATTACCTTATAA
- a CDS encoding TonB-dependent receptor, translated as MTTKLLFTITFLFFTSFIFAQNTISGKVLDQKGKPVPGANIYIDGTYDGATSSETGDFSFETSETGNKTLVISFLLYDTFKKEIDVANYKDQIVKLRENVNALDAVVITAGTLESGDKARVSVLKPLDIVTTAGSAGNIIAALQTLPGTQTVGEDGRLFVRGGEASETQTFVDGLRVAQPYGATTNNLPTRSRFSPFLFSGIAFSTGGYSAEYGEALSSVLLLNTQDEPDQNKTDIALMTVGLGVGNTQKWKKSSFSINTNYINLAPYQAVIPQNVDWNNPYQSLGGEAVYRYHFERGIFKLYAAFDAEKFDLNQKNVNFVDPIRTDLNNNNFYLNASYKGDFGIGWQLTSGISYGYSKNKVKYDINDVDSNENAAQLKLKLRKNISNYFKLSFGADYFMTRYNENFDDNISIKTANGYDSNIAAFYTEGDILFSKNLAMKVGLRLSNNSLLDETNIAPRASIAYKVSKNSQFSFAYGDFSQTPVVDYIKYSKYHQFESEKARHYILNYQFTKPGQTFRAEAYYKDYSNLVQYNTRDIQYNSVFNNNGSGYAKGLDLFWRDSNLLKNLEYWISYSYIDSERQYKNFPTMATPNFVANHSLSIVTKYFITDWKSQIGFTNSYSSGRPYNDPNQTQFMNGKTKSYNSLSFNWAYLLTTQKILYFSVSNVLGTQNVFGYDYAKLPDPNGVYNRQPVVPTADRFFFVGFFWTISDNKNENQLKNL; from the coding sequence ATGACAACCAAATTACTTTTTACAATTACTTTTTTATTTTTTACCAGTTTTATTTTTGCCCAAAATACCATTTCCGGTAAAGTATTAGATCAAAAAGGTAAACCTGTTCCTGGAGCTAATATTTATATAGACGGAACCTACGACGGAGCGACAAGTTCTGAAACGGGAGATTTTTCGTTTGAAACATCAGAAACAGGAAATAAGACTTTAGTGATAAGTTTTTTGCTTTATGATACTTTCAAAAAAGAAATTGATGTTGCCAACTATAAAGATCAAATCGTAAAACTTAGAGAGAATGTAAACGCACTGGATGCTGTTGTAATTACCGCCGGAACATTAGAATCAGGAGATAAAGCCAGAGTTTCAGTTTTAAAACCTTTAGACATCGTAACCACTGCGGGATCTGCCGGAAATATTATTGCTGCTTTGCAAACCTTACCGGGAACACAAACTGTTGGCGAAGACGGACGTTTGTTTGTTCGTGGAGGTGAAGCCAGCGAAACCCAGACTTTTGTAGACGGACTTCGTGTAGCACAGCCTTATGGCGCAACAACAAATAATTTACCAACCCGAAGCAGATTTTCGCCTTTTTTGTTTAGCGGAATTGCTTTTTCTACCGGAGGTTATTCTGCTGAATATGGTGAAGCTTTGTCCAGTGTTTTATTGTTAAATACGCAAGACGAACCAGACCAGAATAAAACAGATATTGCCTTGATGACTGTAGGTTTAGGAGTTGGAAATACACAAAAATGGAAAAAAAGCTCTTTTAGCATCAATACCAATTATATCAATCTTGCACCTTATCAGGCTGTAATTCCTCAAAATGTAGATTGGAATAATCCCTATCAGTCTTTGGGCGGTGAAGCGGTTTACAGATATCATTTTGAAAGAGGTATTTTTAAATTGTACGCTGCTTTTGATGCTGAGAAATTCGATCTAAACCAGAAAAATGTAAATTTCGTTGATCCTATCAGAACGGATTTAAACAACAATAATTTTTATTTGAATGCATCTTACAAAGGAGATTTTGGAATCGGTTGGCAACTTACTTCGGGAATTAGTTACGGCTATAGCAAAAACAAAGTCAAATACGATATTAATGATGTCGACAGCAACGAAAATGCAGCTCAGCTAAAATTGAAATTAAGAAAAAACATCTCTAACTATTTTAAATTGTCTTTTGGAGCTGATTATTTTATGACGAGATACAATGAAAATTTTGATGATAATATTTCGATAAAAACAGCAAATGGCTACGACTCGAATATTGCAGCTTTTTATACCGAAGGAGATATTTTATTCTCGAAAAATCTGGCAATGAAAGTAGGTTTGAGACTTTCGAATAATAGTTTGCTTGACGAAACGAATATCGCACCAAGAGCTTCAATTGCTTATAAAGTTTCTAAAAACAGTCAGTTTTCATTTGCTTACGGAGATTTTTCTCAAACTCCTGTTGTTGATTATATTAAATATTCAAAATACCATCAGTTCGAAAGTGAAAAAGCAAGACATTATATTTTGAATTATCAGTTTACAAAACCAGGACAAACTTTTAGGGCAGAAGCGTATTACAAAGATTACAGCAATTTGGTTCAGTATAATACAAGAGATATTCAGTACAATTCGGTTTTCAATAACAACGGTTCAGGTTATGCAAAAGGATTGGATTTGTTTTGGAGAGACAGTAATTTATTAAAAAACTTAGAATATTGGATTTCGTATTCGTATATCGATTCTGAAAGACAATACAAGAATTTTCCAACGATGGCAACTCCAAATTTTGTAGCGAATCACAGTTTATCAATTGTTACCAAATATTTTATCACCGATTGGAAATCGCAAATAGGTTTCACCAACAGTTATAGTTCAGGCCGACCTTATAACGATCCGAATCAAACTCAATTCATGAACGGAAAAACAAAGTCATATAATAGTTTAAGTTTTAACTGGGCGTATTTACTAACGACACAAAAAATTCTGTATTTCTCAGTTTCGAATGTATTAGGAACTCAAAATGTTTTTGGTTACGATTACGCAAAATTACCGGATCCAAATGGAGTTTATAACAGACAGCCAGTTGTACCAACCGCAGACAGATTCTTTTTCGTAGGTTTCTTCTGGACGATTAGTGATAATAAAAATGAGAATCAGTTGAAGAATTTATAA
- a CDS encoding carbon-nitrogen hydrolase family protein has product MNIAIAQIKPLKGDISANIEKHIKFIELAVSLNANAVFFPELSLTAYEPELAKALATHKDDHRFDVFQEISDLKNITIGVGSPLKTESGIQISMIIFQPNKESISYSKQLLHEDELPYFENGKGQEIIEIDNQKIIPAICYESLQTEHAQKASELGGEIYLASVAKSQNGIEKAFVHYPNIAKKYTMPVLMANCIGECDNFVSVGYSAVWTKEGKLADQLDNKNEGIIIFNTETEKVVKQII; this is encoded by the coding sequence ATGAACATAGCAATTGCACAGATAAAACCTTTAAAAGGAGATATTTCAGCCAATATAGAAAAACACATCAAATTTATTGAACTTGCAGTTTCATTAAATGCAAATGCTGTCTTTTTCCCTGAACTTTCGTTAACAGCTTATGAGCCAGAGTTGGCTAAAGCTCTCGCAACTCATAAAGATGACCATAGATTTGATGTTTTTCAGGAAATCAGTGATTTAAAAAACATTACGATTGGAGTTGGATCTCCACTAAAAACTGAAAGCGGAATACAAATTAGTATGATTATTTTTCAACCCAATAAAGAAAGCATTTCTTATTCTAAACAGCTACTTCACGAAGACGAATTGCCGTATTTTGAAAATGGAAAAGGCCAGGAAATAATCGAAATTGATAATCAAAAAATTATTCCGGCTATATGTTATGAAAGCCTGCAAACGGAACATGCACAAAAAGCAAGTGAACTTGGAGGTGAAATTTATCTCGCCAGTGTTGCAAAATCTCAAAACGGAATAGAAAAAGCGTTTGTGCATTATCCTAACATTGCTAAAAAATACACTATGCCGGTTCTAATGGCTAATTGTATTGGGGAATGCGATAATTTTGTGAGTGTTGGCTACAGTGCTGTCTGGACAAAAGAAGGAAAATTAGCCGACCAGCTTGACAACAAAAACGAAGGTATAATCATTTTTAATACTGAGACTGAAAAAGTTGTAAAACAGATTATCTAG
- a CDS encoding DinB family protein yields MSESKRVSNLYQSIYNGNPWLEVTLANTLENVTAEQAYRKINPNLNTIWEIVNHLIQWRRNILRRVQGEIITTPDHNYFVPILDSSEASWEQSLQSLAKSQEMWNACLNDFNDADFEKIDQNNNHNFYEDIHGIIQHDVYHLGQIVILKKLL; encoded by the coding sequence ATGTCAGAAAGCAAAAGAGTTTCGAATTTATATCAGTCCATTTATAATGGAAATCCGTGGCTGGAGGTTACTTTGGCAAATACTTTAGAAAATGTAACGGCTGAGCAGGCTTACAGAAAAATCAATCCAAATTTAAACACGATTTGGGAAATTGTCAATCATCTGATACAATGGAGAAGAAACATATTAAGGCGTGTTCAGGGAGAAATAATTACAACTCCTGATCATAATTATTTTGTGCCAATTCTGGATTCTTCTGAAGCTTCGTGGGAACAATCACTGCAAAGTCTGGCAAAATCTCAGGAAATGTGGAACGCTTGTTTGAACGACTTTAATGATGCTGATTTCGAAAAAATAGACCAAAATAATAATCATAATTTTTATGAAGATATTCATGGTATTATTCAGCACGATGTTTATCATTTAGGACAAATTGTGATTTTGAAGAAGTTGCTTTAA
- a CDS encoding sugar O-acetyltransferase produces the protein MKTEKEKMIEGEYYVAGDPVLVKDRRKAKNLLHRLNVTEYRLTKKAKLILEELIPNAGKSFYIEPPFHCDYGYNIFCGDNVYFNVNCVVLDCAPVNIGSNVFFAPNVQIYTATHPLDAELRKTLENALPISIGDDCWIGGNSVICPGVTIGKGCVIGAGSVVTKDIPDNSLAVGNPAKVIRKLNQEPESK, from the coding sequence ATGAAAACAGAAAAAGAAAAAATGATTGAGGGAGAATATTATGTTGCAGGAGACCCTGTTTTAGTAAAAGATCGCCGAAAAGCCAAAAATTTATTACACCGATTAAACGTAACCGAATATCGCCTAACAAAAAAAGCCAAACTAATTTTAGAAGAATTAATTCCTAATGCGGGAAAGAGTTTTTATATCGAGCCTCCTTTTCATTGCGATTATGGTTACAATATTTTTTGTGGCGATAACGTTTATTTCAATGTAAATTGTGTTGTTTTGGATTGTGCTCCTGTAAATATTGGTTCGAATGTGTTTTTTGCACCAAATGTTCAAATTTACACTGCCACTCACCCACTTGACGCCGAATTAAGAAAAACACTCGAAAATGCATTGCCAATTTCTATTGGTGATGATTGCTGGATTGGCGGAAATTCTGTTATTTGTCCAGGTGTAACTATTGGCAAAGGATGTGTTATTGGCGCAGGATCTGTGGTAACAAAAGATATTCCGGACAACTCACTGGCTGTTGGAAATCCGGCAAAAGTAATTCGAAAATTAAATCAAGAACCAGAATCTAAATAA
- the gloA2 gene encoding SMU1112c/YaeR family gloxylase I-like metalloprotein, which translates to MLTLNKVHHIAILCSDYQKSKTFYTEVLGLTIIREIYREERQSYKLDLALNGSYIVELFSFPNPPQRPSRPEAVGLRHLAFEVINLEETIAFLDTKNIESEPIRIDETTEKRFTFIADPDLLPIEFYER; encoded by the coding sequence ATGCTTACCTTAAATAAAGTTCATCATATCGCCATTTTATGTTCTGATTATCAAAAATCGAAAACTTTTTATACCGAAGTTTTGGGATTAACGATTATTAGAGAAATTTATCGCGAAGAACGCCAATCGTATAAACTTGATTTGGCTTTAAACGGAAGTTATATCGTTGAATTGTTTTCGTTTCCAAATCCACCGCAACGTCCTTCACGACCGGAAGCAGTTGGATTGCGTCATTTAGCATTCGAAGTAATTAATCTCGAAGAAACAATTGCTTTTTTAGATACCAAAAATATCGAATCAGAACCCATACGAATTGATGAAACGACAGAAAAGCGATTTACTTTTATCGCAGATCCTGATTTGTTGCCTATTGAGTTTTATGAGAGATAA
- a CDS encoding chloride channel protein — protein sequence MNKTAKIKKNHQFIVLQKLVIVSVLIGFLSAFLGISLKKITEYYEEIFFHQVSVNPLFYILFPVFGLSVIYFLRQYLFKKKENKGIKEVFESTKSTSKNLPSYKIPSHFINGLLTVAFGGSTGIEVSTVVATATIGSVAQQKENVFRKYKTELICAGVAAGVTALFSSPIAGILFALEVISRKVTRAFVISNIIAVSVAFGLLTILKEEPLFAVSITTWHLKAIPYFILLGILAGINSVYLTRCVLFFKSQFGRIDTHYYKILIGSVVLSVSLFVFPQLYGEGYHAIKGIFGNSAEIPLTLTLAFTFVGVLLLKPIVTSITLASGGDGGVFAPSLFIGAFLGLLLASVLNTFFHVHVLPVNFMIIGMAAVLSASIHAPFTAIFLVCGLTNDYTLFLPILVVCLISKYTAKMIYPFTVYSYAPSLTK from the coding sequence ATGAACAAAACGGCGAAAATCAAAAAAAATCATCAATTTATTGTCCTTCAAAAATTAGTTATTGTTTCTGTTTTAATTGGCTTTCTTTCGGCCTTTTTAGGAATATCTCTCAAAAAAATTACGGAGTATTACGAAGAAATATTTTTTCATCAAGTATCTGTAAACCCTCTATTTTATATTCTTTTCCCCGTTTTCGGACTATCTGTAATTTATTTTCTAAGACAATATTTATTCAAGAAAAAAGAAAACAAAGGCATCAAAGAAGTTTTTGAAAGTACCAAATCAACTTCAAAAAATTTACCTTCATACAAAATACCCTCTCACTTTATCAACGGATTATTAACCGTTGCTTTTGGAGGTTCAACCGGAATCGAAGTTTCGACTGTTGTTGCCACCGCTACAATAGGATCTGTTGCCCAACAAAAAGAAAACGTATTTCGCAAATACAAAACTGAATTAATTTGTGCCGGAGTTGCAGCTGGTGTTACCGCATTATTCAGTAGCCCAATTGCAGGAATTTTGTTTGCTCTCGAAGTAATTTCCAGAAAAGTGACCCGAGCATTTGTTATTTCGAATATCATTGCAGTTTCAGTTGCTTTTGGATTACTTACTATATTAAAAGAAGAACCTTTATTTGCCGTTTCTATTACAACCTGGCATCTCAAAGCGATTCCGTATTTTATCCTTTTAGGCATTTTAGCCGGAATCAATTCGGTTTATTTAACCCGTTGTGTTTTATTTTTCAAATCTCAATTTGGGAGAATCGATACACATTATTATAAAATCTTAATTGGTTCTGTAGTTTTAAGTGTTTCGTTATTTGTCTTCCCTCAATTATATGGTGAAGGTTATCATGCCATAAAAGGAATATTTGGGAATTCCGCAGAAATTCCGTTAACGCTTACTTTGGCTTTTACCTTTGTTGGAGTCTTGCTTTTAAAACCAATTGTAACCTCTATAACACTAGCTTCGGGCGGAGACGGAGGAGTTTTTGCTCCAAGTCTTTTTATTGGTGCTTTTTTAGGATTGTTATTGGCTTCTGTTCTAAATACATTTTTTCATGTGCACGTACTTCCGGTTAACTTTATGATTATCGGGATGGCAGCTGTTTTAAGTGCCAGTATTCATGCACCTTTTACAGCCATATTTTTAGTATGCGGATTAACAAATGACTACACTTTGTTTTTACCCATTTTGGTCGTTTGTTTAATATCAAAATATACCGCAAAAATGATTTATCCCTTTACCGTATACAGTTATGCCCCAAGCCTGACTAAATAA
- a CDS encoding HPP family protein produces MPTPKIKRSYRKTRYILYKETLIDTKEHFWSFIGSFIGIGILAYVQSIHFSGNDAVYLIGSFGASSVLVYGIIQSPFSQPRNLVGGHVISAFIGVTVHKLAPDIIWIAAPLAVSLAIISMQITKTLHPPGGATALIAVIGTEKVKALGYMYVISPVLVGTLILLLTALIFNNMTSGRSYPSHSSYHKRYHKIRKRLVGR; encoded by the coding sequence ATGCCCACTCCAAAAATTAAAAGAAGCTACCGCAAAACACGATATATTCTTTACAAAGAAACTTTAATTGACACTAAAGAACATTTTTGGTCATTTATAGGTTCATTTATTGGGATTGGAATTCTGGCTTATGTACAGTCAATTCACTTTTCAGGAAATGATGCCGTTTATTTAATTGGTTCCTTTGGAGCTTCGAGTGTATTGGTTTACGGAATTATTCAAAGTCCGTTTTCACAACCCCGAAATTTAGTTGGCGGACACGTTATATCTGCTTTTATAGGTGTTACAGTTCATAAACTGGCACCGGATATTATCTGGATTGCTGCGCCATTGGCAGTTTCGCTTGCTATAATCTCCATGCAAATTACAAAAACACTTCACCCTCCCGGAGGCGCAACTGCTTTAATCGCTGTTATTGGTACAGAAAAAGTAAAAGCTCTGGGTTATATGTATGTGATTTCACCTGTTTTGGTTGGAACTTTAATTTTACTTTTAACTGCCTTGATTTTTAATAATATGACTTCAGGCAGAAGTTATCCTAGTCATAGCTCTTATCACAAGCGTTATCATAAAATTAGAAAACGATTGGTCGGGAGATAA
- a CDS encoding IS1096 element passenger TnpR family protein, whose product MVYKFRVILDAEEDIFRDIAILEDDTLEDLHNAIFNAFGFDGMEVASFYTCDETWNQEDEIALFDTGDVPGEQRTMSDYKLSDLLDEQNTKIIYVYDFINMWTFLVELAAIEDQIAGVPYPETLFSHGEMPDEATEKSFEADMHDDIYGEFEDDLDEDDLDMFEGDDSFEDFGFEENWN is encoded by the coding sequence ATGGTTTATAAATTTAGAGTAATTCTAGACGCCGAAGAAGATATTTTTAGAGACATTGCAATTCTTGAAGACGATACGCTTGAAGATTTACACAACGCAATCTTCAACGCTTTTGGTTTTGACGGAATGGAAGTAGCTTCGTTTTATACCTGCGATGAAACTTGGAATCAGGAAGATGAAATTGCACTTTTTGATACTGGCGATGTTCCCGGAGAACAAAGAACCATGAGCGATTATAAATTATCTGATCTCTTAGATGAGCAAAATACTAAAATTATCTATGTATATGATTTCATCAATATGTGGACTTTCTTAGTTGAATTAGCCGCTATCGAAGATCAAATTGCAGGAGTTCCTTACCCGGAAACGCTATTCTCTCACGGAGAAATGCCTGACGAAGCCACAGAAAAAAGCTTTGAAGCCGATATGCACGACGATATCTACGGAGAATTTGAAGATGATCTTGACGAAGACGATCTTGACATGTTCGAAGGCGACGACAGCTTTGAAGATTTTGGATTTGAGGAGAATTGGAATTGA
- a CDS encoding four helix bundle protein, producing the protein MSHFRKILVWQKSISLVTKIYKATSTFPREEMFRLTSQIRRSSVSIPSNIAEGSGRESTKDFLRFLYISMGSIFEMQTQLEIAKNIIYIKEEEFNNLYEDSREIERMLVSFIKKLKDTI; encoded by the coding sequence ATGAGTCATTTTAGAAAAATCTTAGTTTGGCAGAAATCAATTTCATTAGTCACCAAAATTTACAAAGCAACAAGCACTTTTCCAAGAGAAGAGATGTTTAGATTAACTTCTCAAATACGCCGAAGTTCAGTTTCTATTCCTAGCAATATTGCCGAAGGATCTGGCAGAGAAAGTACTAAAGATTTTTTGCGGTTTTTATATATTTCTATGGGTTCTATATTTGAAATGCAGACTCAGCTAGAAATTGCAAAAAATATCATTTATATAAAAGAAGAAGAATTTAACAATTTATACGAGGATAGTCGAGAGATCGAAAGAATGTTAGTGTCATTTATTAAAAAATTAAAAGACACTATTTAG